From a single Micromonospora pallida genomic region:
- a CDS encoding ABC transporter ATP-binding protein, whose translation MSDLTLTGVSRWYGNVVAVNDVTMTLGPGVTGLLGPNGAGKTTLLHMMAGFLAPSRGTVTLDGTRTWRNPDVYRRLGLVSEREAVQTFLTAYEFVLASAKLHRLPDPEAAARRAIGLVELESAQDRRIGTYSKGMRQRARVAAALVHDPQVLLLDEPFNGMDPRQRLHMMGLLHTLGDAGRTILFSSHILEEVEQVSGTVQVMVAGRLAASGDFRTIRRLMTNRPHVFAVQSTDDRALAVALMAEPSVNGVELDRSGLTVRAGDYGAFTRALPRIALKEGIRVRRLLPEDESLESVFSYLVEA comes from the coding sequence ATGAGTGACCTGACTCTGACCGGCGTCTCCCGCTGGTACGGCAACGTGGTGGCGGTCAACGACGTCACCATGACCCTCGGCCCCGGGGTGACCGGCCTGCTCGGTCCGAACGGCGCCGGCAAGACCACCCTGCTGCACATGATGGCCGGCTTCCTCGCCCCGTCCCGGGGCACGGTCACCCTCGACGGCACCCGGACCTGGCGCAACCCGGACGTCTACCGCCGCCTCGGCCTGGTCAGCGAACGCGAGGCGGTGCAGACCTTCCTCACCGCGTACGAGTTCGTGCTGGCCAGCGCGAAGCTGCACCGGCTGCCCGACCCGGAGGCGGCGGCCCGGCGGGCGATCGGCCTGGTCGAGCTGGAGAGCGCGCAGGACCGGCGGATCGGCACGTACTCCAAGGGCATGCGGCAGCGGGCCCGGGTGGCCGCCGCGCTGGTGCACGACCCGCAGGTGCTCCTGCTCGACGAGCCGTTCAACGGCATGGACCCGCGCCAACGGCTGCACATGATGGGTCTGCTGCACACCCTCGGCGACGCGGGCCGGACGATCCTGTTCAGCTCGCACATCCTGGAGGAGGTCGAGCAGGTCTCCGGCACCGTGCAGGTGATGGTCGCCGGCCGGTTGGCCGCCTCCGGTGACTTCCGGACCATCCGCCGGCTGATGACCAACCGGCCGCACGTGTTCGCGGTGCAGTCCACCGACGACCGCGCGCTGGCCGTCGCGCTGATGGCCGAACCCTCGGTCAACGGCGTCGAGCTGGACCGGTCCGGGCTGACCGTACGGGCCGGCGACTACGGGGCCTTCACCCGGGCCCTGCCCCGCATCGCGCTGAAGGAGGGGATCCGGGTGCGTCGGTTGCTGCCCGAGGACGAGTCCCTGGAGAGCGTCTTCTCGTACCTGGTGGAGGCATAA
- a CDS encoding peptidase E, which translates to MPASEPTIVATSIGFFSRRRGPWDWRPGPVFELAAELAQAGPEPKMCFLGQAEGDQPTTLTALYGAFADTRFRLSHLNLFPMPNVEDIRAHLLAQDVIWVGGGSVANLLAVWRVHGLDEILRECWQAGVVLGGVSAGSLCWHVGGTTDSYGPTLRPFTAGLGFLPYGNGVHYNSEAQRRPLIQKMVGDGTLPTAHCTDDGVGLVYRGTTLVEAVADRDGVSAYEVTRNADGTVTETPITPRRLA; encoded by the coding sequence GTGCCCGCCAGCGAACCGACCATCGTCGCCACCAGCATCGGCTTCTTCAGCCGTCGACGCGGTCCCTGGGACTGGCGGCCCGGCCCGGTCTTCGAGCTGGCGGCCGAGCTGGCGCAGGCCGGCCCGGAACCGAAGATGTGCTTCCTCGGGCAGGCCGAGGGAGACCAACCGACCACGCTGACCGCCCTCTACGGGGCGTTCGCCGACACCCGGTTCCGCCTGTCCCACCTCAACCTCTTCCCGATGCCCAACGTCGAGGACATCCGGGCTCACCTGCTCGCCCAGGACGTCATCTGGGTCGGCGGCGGCAGCGTCGCCAACCTGCTCGCCGTCTGGCGGGTGCACGGGCTCGACGAGATCCTGCGGGAGTGCTGGCAGGCCGGGGTGGTGCTGGGCGGGGTCTCCGCCGGCTCGCTCTGCTGGCACGTCGGCGGGACCACCGACAGTTACGGCCCGACGCTGCGCCCGTTCACCGCCGGACTCGGGTTCCTCCCGTACGGCAACGGGGTGCACTACAACAGCGAGGCGCAGCGCCGTCCCCTGATCCAGAAAATGGTCGGCGACGGCACGCTGCCCACCGCGCACTGCACCGACGACGGGGTGGGGCTGGTCTACCGGGGGACGACGCTGGTCGAGGCGGTCGCCGACCGGGACGGGGTGTCCGCGTACGAGGTGACCCGCAACGCCGATGGCACGGTCACCGAGACTCCGATCACGCCTCGCCGGCTGGCCTGA
- a CDS encoding DNA-3-methyladenine glycosylase 2 family protein produces MELDFERCYRAVDSRDQRFDGWFYTGVTSTGIYCRPSCPAMTPKRENVRFFPSAAAAQGAGLRACRRCRPDAAPGSPEWDVRADVVGRAMRLIADGVVDRDGVPGLAARLGYTERHLHRMLRAELGASPLALARAQRAQTARVLIETTGLGMTEIAFAAGFGSVRQFNDTVREVYALSPSELRTAGARGPVVGGAGTITVRLAYRPPLHVGSLLEFLALRAVPGVEEVRDGTYHRGLSLPHGPGEVALTPAAGHVSATLRLADLRDLAPAVARCRRLLDLDADPVAVDATLAADPALAALVAAEPGVRLPRTPDPFEAAVRAVFTQQISPRSARPLITHLLSHCPPPPPSPGRDEDRGLRGFAGVREVLGVPDEGFRGPAGRRTAVRAVARAVADGELSLDGDWAAARRQLLALPGIGPWTAGYVAMRGLGDPDVFLPTDLAVRRGARALGLPDDPKTLDAYAERWRPWRSYAVVRLWRAAA; encoded by the coding sequence GTGGAGTTGGACTTCGAGCGGTGCTACCGGGCGGTCGACAGCCGTGACCAGCGCTTCGACGGCTGGTTCTACACCGGCGTGACCTCGACCGGGATCTACTGCCGGCCGTCCTGCCCGGCGATGACACCGAAACGGGAGAACGTCCGGTTCTTCCCCTCGGCCGCCGCAGCGCAGGGCGCAGGGCTGCGCGCCTGTCGCCGGTGTCGGCCGGACGCCGCACCCGGCTCGCCCGAGTGGGACGTCCGGGCCGACGTGGTGGGGCGGGCGATGCGCCTGATCGCGGACGGGGTGGTCGACCGGGACGGCGTGCCCGGACTGGCCGCCCGACTCGGATACACCGAACGTCACCTGCACCGGATGCTCCGCGCCGAACTGGGCGCCAGTCCGCTCGCCCTGGCCCGGGCGCAACGCGCGCAGACCGCCCGGGTGCTGATCGAGACGACCGGGCTGGGCATGACGGAGATCGCCTTCGCCGCCGGCTTCGGCAGCGTCCGGCAGTTCAACGACACGGTACGGGAGGTCTACGCGCTCAGCCCGTCCGAGTTGCGCACCGCCGGGGCGCGGGGACCGGTGGTCGGCGGCGCGGGCACCATCACGGTACGGCTGGCGTACCGGCCGCCGCTGCACGTCGGGTCGCTGCTGGAGTTCCTGGCGCTGCGGGCGGTCCCCGGCGTCGAGGAGGTACGCGACGGGACGTACCACCGGGGGTTGTCCCTGCCGCACGGTCCCGGCGAGGTGGCGCTGACCCCGGCGGCCGGGCACGTCTCGGCGACGCTCCGCCTGGCGGACCTGCGCGACCTGGCCCCGGCGGTGGCCCGCTGCCGCCGCCTGCTGGACCTGGACGCCGATCCGGTCGCCGTTGACGCCACCCTGGCGGCGGACCCTGCCCTGGCGGCGCTGGTCGCGGCCGAACCCGGCGTCCGCCTCCCCCGTACTCCGGATCCCTTCGAGGCAGCCGTCCGGGCCGTCTTCACCCAGCAGATCTCCCCCCGCTCCGCCCGCCCCCTCATCACCCACCTCCTCAGCCACTGCCCTCCACCCCCACCCTCCCCTGGGCGCGACGAGGACCGTGGGTTGCGGGGGTTTGCGGGGGTGCGGGAGGTGTTGGGGGTGCCGGATGAGGGGTTTCGGGGGCCGGCGGGGCGGCGGACGGCGGTTCGGGCGGTGGCGCGGGCGGTGGCAGACGGGGAGCTGTCCCTGGACGGGGACTGGGCAGCGGCCCGCCGGCAGTTGCTGGCGTTGCCGGGCATCGGACCCTGGACCGCCGGTTACGTCGCCATGCGGGGACTCGGCGACCCGGACGTGTTCCTCCCCACCGACCTCGCGGTCCGTCGGGGCGCCCGTGCCCTCGGCCTCCCCGACGACCCGAAGACCCTCGACGCGTACGCCGAACGCTGGCGTCCCTGGCGCTCGTACGCGGTGGTCCGACTCTGGCGAGCGGCAGCGTGA
- a CDS encoding ABC transporter permease yields the protein MSDRTSRSASESVSRSTSSSAPTGVIHDIGYQRYTGPRLGRRQVFGALYGHGLRTAFGLGRSAKAKIFPWLIVAIVVVVAAGATAVRTQIGQVVLSYPDFANSMSWLVIFFVAVVAPELVSRDLRSGVLPLYFSRPLPRADYPLAKLAALVTALWLLLGAPQVLMFVGAAFTTGDGLRGAWNELLDLLPGLLYAGIWAVVFASIGLLVASFTGKRAFAAGGVVAVFLMTIPVGGTLTIMPSETVNELAGLVSPTTLVQGTGRWALNTEGMGVQIGNLGPVYGLYTIALVGLCVALLLARYRKVAS from the coding sequence ATGTCTGACCGAACGAGCCGGTCGGCGTCCGAGTCCGTGAGCAGGTCGACGTCGTCGTCCGCACCGACCGGCGTGATCCATGACATCGGCTACCAGCGCTACACCGGACCCCGGCTCGGCCGGCGGCAGGTCTTCGGGGCGCTCTACGGGCACGGTCTGCGTACCGCGTTCGGCCTCGGCCGGAGCGCCAAGGCCAAGATCTTCCCCTGGCTGATCGTGGCGATCGTGGTGGTGGTCGCCGCCGGCGCGACGGCGGTCCGCACCCAGATCGGCCAGGTCGTGCTCTCGTACCCCGACTTCGCCAACTCGATGAGCTGGCTGGTGATCTTCTTCGTCGCGGTGGTCGCGCCCGAACTGGTCTCCCGCGACCTGCGCAGCGGTGTGTTGCCGCTGTACTTCTCCCGGCCGCTGCCCCGCGCCGACTACCCGCTGGCGAAGCTCGCCGCCCTGGTGACCGCGCTGTGGCTGCTCCTCGGCGCGCCGCAGGTGCTGATGTTCGTCGGGGCCGCGTTCACCACCGGCGACGGCCTGCGGGGCGCCTGGAACGAACTGCTCGACCTGCTGCCCGGGCTGCTCTACGCCGGGATCTGGGCGGTGGTCTTCGCCTCGATCGGGCTGCTGGTGGCCTCGTTCACCGGCAAGCGGGCGTTCGCCGCCGGTGGCGTCGTGGCGGTCTTCCTGATGACCATCCCGGTCGGCGGCACGCTGACGATCATGCCGTCCGAGACGGTGAACGAGCTGGCCGGGCTGGTCTCGCCGACGACCCTGGTCCAGGGCACCGGCCGGTGGGCGCTGAACACCGAGGGGATGGGGGTGCAGATCGGCAACCTGGGACCGGTGTACGGGCTGTACACCATCGCCCTGGTCGGTCTCTGCGTCGCGCTGCTGCTGGCCCGCTACCGGAAGGTGGCCTCCTGA
- the valS gene encoding valine--tRNA ligase codes for MTDTARTARAGVPERPTLDGIEETWTRRWQEEGTYAFDRSRERADVYAIDTPPPTVSGELHMGHVFSYTHTDTVARFQRMRGKAVFYPMGWDDNGLPTERRVQNVYGVRCDPSLPYDPDWTPPDAPVDDAARKNPTSISRRNFVELCERLTGEDEQVFEALWRRLGLSVDWSLTYTTIGRVARATSQRAFLRNLARGEAYQAEAPTLWDVGFATAVAQAELEDRERPGAYHRLRFHGSGGREVLIDTTRPELLPACVALVCHPDDERYADLVGASVRTPVFGVEVPVRAHPLADPAKGTGIAMVCTFGDLTDVTWWRDLDLDTRVVIGRDGRLLPEPPAGVPTQPYATLAGQTVNAARRAVVELLTGTGDLVGEPRPITHPVKFYERGDRPLEIVSTRQWYLRNGGRDAELRTALLARGAELNWVPGHMRHRYEHWVGGLTGDWLVSRQRFFGVPVPVWYRLDDAGEPVWSQPLTPAESTLPIDPSSEPPPGFDEAQRGRPGGFIGDPDVLDTWATSSLSPQIVGGWETDPDLFARVFPMDLRPQGQEIIRTWLFATVVRAHLEHGVLPWRDTVLSGWILDPDRKKMSKSKGNVVTPMALLTEHGSDAVRYWAASGKPGMDLAFDPGQIRIGRRLATKVLNASKFALGLGAADALRAPATEPLDTAMLAELSGVVAAATAAFERYDHTAALQATEAFFWRFCDDYIELVKERAYGTGPGADSARAALATALSVQLRLFAPVLPYVTEEVWSWWRYGSVHQAPWPTTYEVERAIRGTGDPALLRLAGDALSQVRRAKSERKLSMRTEVPLAEALAPAAVLGQLTLVEDDLRAAGRISRLDHLPDRTTELVIACAF; via the coding sequence ATGACTGATACGGCGAGGACGGCCCGCGCCGGCGTCCCCGAGCGTCCGACCCTGGACGGCATCGAGGAGACCTGGACGCGCCGCTGGCAGGAGGAGGGCACGTACGCGTTCGACCGCAGCAGGGAGCGGGCGGACGTATACGCGATCGACACCCCGCCGCCGACCGTATCCGGCGAGCTGCACATGGGACACGTCTTCTCGTACACGCACACCGACACGGTGGCCCGGTTCCAGCGGATGCGCGGCAAGGCGGTCTTCTACCCGATGGGGTGGGACGACAACGGCCTGCCGACCGAGCGTCGGGTGCAGAACGTGTACGGGGTGCGCTGCGACCCGTCGCTGCCGTACGACCCGGACTGGACGCCGCCGGACGCCCCGGTGGACGACGCGGCCCGCAAAAACCCGACGTCGATCTCCCGGCGCAACTTCGTGGAGCTGTGCGAACGGCTGACCGGCGAGGACGAGCAGGTCTTCGAGGCGCTGTGGCGGCGGCTCGGGCTGTCGGTGGACTGGTCGCTGACGTACACCACGATCGGGCGGGTGGCTCGGGCCACCTCGCAGCGGGCGTTCCTGCGAAACCTGGCGCGCGGTGAGGCGTACCAGGCGGAGGCTCCGACGCTCTGGGACGTCGGCTTCGCCACCGCCGTGGCCCAGGCGGAGCTGGAGGACCGGGAGCGGCCGGGGGCGTACCACCGGCTGCGGTTCCACGGGTCCGGCGGGCGGGAGGTGCTGATCGACACCACCCGGCCGGAGCTGCTGCCGGCCTGCGTGGCGCTGGTCTGCCACCCGGACGACGAGCGCTACGCCGACCTGGTCGGCGCGTCGGTGCGTACCCCGGTCTTCGGGGTGGAGGTGCCGGTGCGCGCGCACCCGCTGGCGGACCCGGCCAAGGGCACCGGCATCGCGATGGTCTGCACCTTCGGCGACCTGACCGACGTGACCTGGTGGCGGGACCTGGACCTGGACACCCGGGTGGTGATCGGCCGGGACGGGCGGCTGCTGCCGGAGCCGCCGGCCGGGGTGCCCACGCAGCCCTACGCGACGCTGGCCGGCCAGACCGTCAACGCGGCCCGCAGGGCGGTGGTGGAGCTGCTGACCGGCACGGGTGACCTGGTCGGCGAGCCGCGTCCGATCACCCACCCGGTGAAGTTCTACGAGCGCGGCGACCGGCCGCTGGAGATCGTCTCCACCCGGCAGTGGTATCTGCGCAACGGCGGCCGGGACGCGGAACTCCGCACGGCGCTGCTGGCCCGGGGCGCGGAGCTGAACTGGGTGCCGGGGCACATGCGCCACCGGTACGAACACTGGGTGGGCGGCCTGACCGGCGACTGGCTGGTCAGTCGGCAGCGGTTCTTCGGCGTGCCGGTGCCGGTGTGGTACCGGCTCGACGACGCTGGCGAGCCGGTCTGGTCCCAGCCTCTCACACCGGCGGAGTCCACACTGCCGATCGACCCGTCGAGCGAGCCGCCGCCCGGCTTCGACGAGGCGCAGCGCGGCCGACCGGGCGGTTTCATCGGAGATCCGGACGTTCTGGACACCTGGGCCACGTCGTCACTGAGTCCGCAGATCGTCGGCGGTTGGGAGACCGACCCGGACCTGTTCGCCCGGGTCTTCCCGATGGACCTGCGCCCGCAGGGGCAGGAGATCATCCGTACCTGGCTCTTCGCCACGGTGGTCCGCGCCCACCTGGAACACGGGGTGCTCCCGTGGCGGGACACGGTTCTGTCCGGGTGGATCCTCGACCCGGACCGCAAGAAGATGTCTAAGTCCAAGGGGAACGTGGTGACCCCGATGGCGTTGCTGACCGAGCACGGGTCGGACGCCGTGCGGTACTGGGCGGCCAGCGGCAAGCCCGGGATGGACCTGGCCTTCGACCCGGGGCAGATCCGGATCGGGCGGCGGCTGGCCACGAAGGTGCTGAACGCGTCGAAGTTCGCCCTGGGACTGGGCGCCGCCGACGCGTTGCGCGCCCCGGCCACGGAACCACTGGACACCGCCATGCTCGCCGAACTCTCCGGCGTGGTCGCGGCGGCGACCGCCGCCTTCGAGCGGTACGACCACACGGCCGCCCTCCAGGCGACCGAGGCGTTCTTCTGGCGGTTCTGCGACGACTACATCGAGTTGGTGAAGGAGCGCGCCTACGGCACCGGACCGGGGGCGGACTCGGCGCGGGCAGCCCTCGCCACCGCGCTGTCGGTGCAGTTGCGGCTCTTCGCGCCGGTGCTGCCGTACGTCACCGAGGAGGTCTGGTCGTGGTGGCGGTACGGGTCGGTGCACCAGGCGCCCTGGCCCACCACCTACGAGGTGGAACGGGCGATCCGGGGCACCGGCGACCCGGCGCTGCTACGGCTGGCCGGGGACGCGCTCAGCCAGGTGCGGCGGGCCAAGTCGGAGCGGAAACTCTCCATGCGGACCGAGGTGCCGCTGGCTGAGGCGCTCGCCCCGGCCGCCGTCCTGGGCCAGCTCACCCTGGTCGAGGACGACCTGCGCGCCGCCGGCCGGATCAGCAGACTCGACCACCTGCCCGACCGCACGACCGAGTTGGTCATAGCCTGCGCCTTCTGA
- a CDS encoding methylated-DNA--[protein]-cysteine S-methyltransferase → MTGTNTIDSSVLDTPAGPFSVLVTPGGAVRAAGFTGDPHGLLGLVHPTLRGDLRSRPDLGAVTTAVTAYLDGDLTAIDGVPVEQHTTGAFLAHAWEILRDVKPGDPVTYTAFAALAGRPAAVRAAAAACARNAAALFVPCHRVLRTDGSLGGYRWGLDVKKWLLGHERRLTAS, encoded by the coding sequence ATGACCGGAACGAACACGATCGACAGCAGTGTGCTGGACACCCCGGCCGGGCCGTTCAGCGTGCTGGTCACGCCGGGCGGGGCGGTCCGGGCAGCCGGGTTCACCGGCGACCCGCACGGGCTGCTCGGCCTGGTCCACCCGACGCTGCGCGGGGACCTGCGCAGCCGACCCGACCTGGGGGCGGTGACCACGGCCGTGACCGCCTACCTCGACGGCGACCTCACCGCGATCGACGGGGTGCCGGTCGAGCAGCACACCACCGGGGCCTTCCTGGCGCACGCCTGGGAGATCCTGCGCGACGTCAAGCCGGGCGACCCGGTCACGTACACCGCCTTCGCCGCGCTCGCCGGTCGCCCGGCGGCGGTACGCGCCGCAGCGGCGGCCTGCGCCCGCAACGCCGCCGCGCTCTTCGTCCCCTGTCACCGGGTGCTCCGTACCGACGGGAGCCTCGGCGGCTACCGGTGGGGACTGGACGTGAAAAAGTGGCTTCTCGGTCACGAGCGGCGGTTGACGGCAAGTTGA
- a CDS encoding ABC transporter ATP-binding protein, which translates to MTLLATESLTKTYGGRVTALADLTVAVEPGIIGLVGANGAGKSTLIKILLGLLAPTSGRVSVLGLDPTTDPAAVRARVGYMPEHDCLPPDLSAAEFVTHLGRISGLPRSVARERASEALRHVGLYEERYRPVGGYSTGMKQRVKLAQALVHDPDLLLLDEPTNGLDPAGRDAMLNLVHRIGTEFGISVVVCSHLLGEVERICDALVAIDGGRLLRADRISAMTSATDVLAVEVSEGTEQLAARLAALELPVTRDGRMLLVPLAEERTYDLILGAVAELDLPLHRLDQRRHRVAELFAPREPSNV; encoded by the coding sequence GTGACACTGCTCGCGACCGAGTCGCTGACCAAGACCTACGGCGGACGGGTCACCGCGCTGGCGGACCTCACCGTCGCGGTCGAACCGGGGATCATCGGGCTGGTCGGTGCCAACGGTGCCGGCAAGTCCACCCTGATCAAGATCCTGCTGGGCCTGCTCGCCCCGACCAGTGGCCGGGTGAGTGTGCTCGGCCTCGACCCCACCACCGACCCGGCGGCGGTCCGCGCCCGGGTGGGCTACATGCCCGAACACGACTGCCTTCCACCCGACCTGTCCGCCGCCGAGTTCGTCACCCACCTCGGTCGGATCAGCGGGCTGCCGCGCAGCGTCGCCCGTGAGCGGGCCTCCGAGGCGCTGCGCCACGTCGGTCTCTACGAGGAGCGGTATCGCCCGGTGGGCGGCTACTCCACCGGCATGAAGCAGCGGGTCAAACTGGCCCAGGCACTGGTGCACGACCCCGATCTGCTGCTGCTCGACGAACCCACCAACGGTCTCGACCCGGCCGGCCGGGACGCCATGCTCAACCTGGTGCACCGGATCGGCACCGAGTTCGGCATCTCCGTGGTGGTCTGCTCGCACCTGCTCGGCGAGGTCGAGCGGATCTGCGACGCCCTGGTCGCCATCGACGGCGGGCGGCTGCTGCGCGCCGACCGGATCTCCGCGATGACCTCCGCCACCGACGTGCTCGCCGTCGAGGTCAGCGAGGGTACCGAGCAACTCGCCGCCCGACTCGCCGCGCTCGAACTGCCGGTGACCCGGGACGGCCGGATGCTGCTCGTCCCGCTCGCCGAGGAGCGCACCTACGACCTGATCCTCGGCGCGGTCGCCGAGCTGGACCTGCCGCTGCACCGGCTCGACCAGCGCCGGCACCGGGTGGCCGAACTCTTCGCACCGAGGGAGCCGAGCAATGTCTGA
- a CDS encoding ABC transporter ATP-binding protein — protein MTTFETAGPDRPVDLERWRGLATDPDADRSRAEEGGPEAVARLRSRSRALLGGLLRPHRGRLAVAVSLLLAQNAAGLAGPYLVMYGIDHAIAPLRAGDPGPLVAVAGAFAVAATAEYAAKRGFLTLSARIGQAVLLDLRQRVYGHFLRLSVAFHERYTSGRMVSRLTSDLDSIAELLDGGVDNLLLAALSILSVAGVLLWLDPPLAAVTLLAFPLLFLLSRWFARASAAAYRHTREAVALVIVHLVESLRGIRAVQVYRREARNQRIFEAVNDDYRRSSVHAFQLIAVYSPGIKLVGNVTVAGVLTYGGWRVLDDRLELGVLAAFLLYLRRFFEPMQELSQFYNTLQSATAGLEKLAGVLDERPEVAEPAHPRPLPVGGVRGAVRFRSVTFGYRPGTPILTDFDLAVPAGQTVALVGATGAGKSTVAKLLARFHDPDAGSVSLDGVDLRDAADAELRRAVVLVTQENHLFSGSVAENIRFGRPDADDAAVRAAARAVGAHDFIAALPDGYATEVHRRGGRLSAGQRQLVAFARAFLADPVVLILDEATSSLDVPTERVVQHALGTLLRDRTALVIAHRLSTVRIADRVLVLDRGRIVEDGSPADLVDGGGRYAALHRQWRDSLV, from the coding sequence GTGACGACGTTCGAAACCGCCGGCCCCGACCGCCCCGTGGATCTGGAGCGGTGGCGGGGGCTCGCCACCGACCCGGACGCCGACCGGAGTCGGGCCGAGGAGGGCGGTCCGGAGGCGGTCGCCCGACTCCGGTCCCGTAGCCGGGCCCTCCTGGGCGGCCTGCTGCGACCACACCGGGGCCGGCTCGCGGTGGCCGTGTCGCTGCTGCTGGCGCAGAACGCCGCCGGATTGGCCGGACCCTACCTGGTGATGTACGGCATCGACCACGCGATCGCGCCACTGCGCGCCGGCGACCCCGGACCGCTGGTCGCCGTCGCGGGGGCCTTCGCGGTGGCCGCCACCGCCGAGTACGCGGCCAAACGCGGCTTCCTCACCCTCTCCGCGCGGATCGGCCAGGCCGTCCTGCTCGACCTCCGTCAGCGGGTGTACGGACACTTCCTGCGCCTGTCCGTGGCGTTCCACGAGCGGTACACGTCGGGCCGGATGGTCTCCCGGCTCACCAGTGACCTGGACTCGATCGCGGAACTGCTCGACGGGGGCGTGGACAACCTCCTGCTCGCCGCGCTGTCGATCCTGTCGGTAGCCGGCGTGCTGCTCTGGCTGGACCCACCGCTGGCCGCGGTGACCCTGCTCGCCTTCCCGCTGCTGTTCCTGCTCTCCCGCTGGTTCGCCCGCGCCTCGGCCGCCGCGTACCGGCACACCCGGGAGGCGGTGGCGCTGGTGATCGTCCACCTCGTCGAGTCGTTGCGCGGGATCCGGGCCGTGCAGGTGTACCGGCGGGAGGCCCGCAACCAGCGCATCTTCGAGGCGGTGAACGACGACTACCGGCGGTCCAGCGTGCACGCGTTCCAGTTGATCGCGGTGTACTCGCCGGGCATCAAGCTGGTCGGCAACGTCACCGTGGCGGGGGTGCTGACGTACGGCGGCTGGCGCGTCCTCGACGACCGGCTCGAGCTGGGCGTACTCGCCGCGTTCCTGCTCTACCTGCGCCGGTTCTTCGAGCCGATGCAGGAGCTGAGCCAGTTCTACAACACGTTGCAGTCCGCCACGGCGGGGCTGGAGAAGCTCGCCGGGGTGCTCGACGAGCGGCCCGAGGTGGCGGAGCCGGCGCATCCCCGGCCACTGCCGGTCGGCGGGGTCCGGGGCGCGGTGCGATTCCGCTCGGTGACCTTCGGCTACCGGCCGGGCACACCGATCCTCACCGACTTCGACCTGGCGGTGCCGGCCGGGCAGACCGTCGCCCTGGTCGGCGCGACCGGGGCGGGCAAGTCCACCGTGGCGAAGCTGCTCGCCCGGTTCCACGACCCGGACGCCGGCTCGGTCAGCCTGGACGGGGTGGACCTGCGCGACGCGGCCGACGCCGAGCTACGCCGGGCGGTGGTGCTGGTCACCCAGGAGAACCACCTGTTCAGCGGCTCGGTGGCGGAGAACATCCGGTTCGGCCGACCGGACGCGGACGACGCGGCGGTGCGCGCGGCGGCACGGGCGGTCGGGGCGCACGACTTCATCGCCGCGCTTCCCGACGGGTACGCCACCGAGGTGCACCGACGCGGTGGGCGGCTCTCCGCCGGGCAGCGGCAGCTCGTCGCGTTCGCCCGGGCGTTCCTGGCCGACCCGGTGGTGCTGATCCTCGACGAGGCGACCTCGAGCCTGGACGTGCCCACGGAACGGGTGGTGCAGCACGCGCTCGGCACCCTGCTGCGGGACCGGACCGCGCTGGTCATCGCGCACCGGCTCTCCACGGTGCGGATCGCCGACCGGGTACTGGTGCTGGACCGGGGCCGGATCGTCGAGGACGGCTCCCCCGCCGACCTGGTCGACGGCGGGGGCCGGTACGCCGCCCTGCACCGCCAGTGGCGCGACTCCCTGGTCTGA
- a CDS encoding ABC transporter permease: protein MSTVTWITARGLFGRRRFLLLVPLPAILVGLAVLSRALGVDPGEWGPPVLVGLGLAVVLPVIALIVGTGVLGAEIDDGTVVHILTKPLPRWQIVLPKLAVAFGVSAVTVALPLYVAAVLAHSVRLGLALVLASAVGALAYSALFVALSLVTRRPVLLGLVYVLIWEGLLGNFVSGTKVLSIQQYVITLADRIAPTPLLTTEVSVPVSVVMTILVVVGFTALAVDRLRSFSVAGETS from the coding sequence ATGTCGACCGTCACCTGGATCACCGCCCGTGGCCTGTTCGGCCGCCGCCGGTTCCTGTTGCTCGTCCCGCTGCCGGCCATCCTGGTCGGACTGGCGGTGCTGTCCCGGGCCCTCGGCGTCGACCCGGGCGAGTGGGGGCCGCCGGTCCTGGTCGGCCTCGGCCTGGCCGTGGTGCTGCCGGTGATCGCCCTGATCGTGGGCACCGGCGTGCTCGGCGCGGAGATCGACGACGGCACGGTGGTGCACATCCTCACCAAGCCGCTGCCGCGCTGGCAGATCGTGCTGCCGAAGCTCGCGGTGGCGTTCGGGGTCAGCGCGGTCACCGTCGCCCTGCCGCTCTACGTCGCGGCCGTGCTCGCCCACTCGGTACGCCTCGGCCTGGCGCTCGTCCTGGCCTCGGCGGTCGGGGCGCTGGCCTACTCGGCGCTGTTCGTGGCGCTCAGCCTGGTCACCCGGCGGCCGGTGCTGCTCGGCCTGGTGTACGTGCTGATCTGGGAGGGGCTGCTCGGCAACTTCGTCAGCGGCACCAAGGTGCTCTCCATCCAGCAGTACGTGATCACGCTCGCTGACCGGATCGCCCCCACCCCGTTGCTGACCACCGAGGTCTCCGTACCGGTTTCAGTGGTGATGACCATCCTGGTCGTCGTCGGCTTCACTGCCCTGGCGGTCGACCGGCTCCGCTCCTTCAGCGTCGCCGGCGAAACCAGCTGA